The Myxococcus fulvus genome has a window encoding:
- a CDS encoding MFS transporter has protein sequence MSPRPVASRLPLAGFYFLYFAAVGIVLPFLPAWFKSLSLSATQVGLLLCLSPLASLLVPPMWGHLADRTGRASRVLTVLALGAALAFALVGRARTFDTLVPAMALYACFVCAFTPLMDSLTLHHVARTGDSFAHVRLFGSVGFIASTVLFGWLVTGVNEWVVLVPLALLSALVPWSFTLRDTAAPSRGLSPLAGLALLRHPDLRWLLAATSLHWMACAPFHGTFSIHVMSLGLTPAVVGTVAGIGVIAEVAVMAFYSRVAGDTAPRVVLAVAFVASAVRWGGMALVSSAEGMVLIAPLHGMTFGAFYVASVAFLSRRVPPELRASGQALFAAFTFGLGGLVGYLSSGVGYDWLGGHRLFAVACVVELVAAGLVLRASAVPAPLSTTSPG, from the coding sequence ATGAGCCCCCGCCCCGTCGCCAGCCGCCTGCCGCTGGCGGGCTTCTACTTCCTCTACTTCGCCGCGGTGGGCATCGTCCTCCCGTTCCTGCCCGCCTGGTTCAAGTCGCTGTCGCTGTCCGCGACGCAGGTGGGGCTGCTCCTGTGCCTCAGCCCCCTCGCCTCCCTGCTCGTTCCGCCGATGTGGGGACACCTCGCCGACCGCACCGGCCGTGCGTCCCGGGTCCTCACCGTCCTGGCGCTCGGCGCGGCGCTCGCCTTCGCGCTCGTGGGCCGCGCGCGGACCTTCGACACGCTCGTGCCGGCCATGGCGCTGTACGCGTGCTTCGTCTGCGCCTTCACGCCCCTCATGGACAGCCTCACCCTGCACCATGTCGCGCGCACCGGTGACAGCTTCGCGCACGTGCGGCTCTTCGGCTCCGTGGGCTTCATCGCGTCCACGGTGCTCTTCGGCTGGCTGGTCACCGGCGTGAACGAGTGGGTGGTCCTGGTCCCGCTCGCGCTGCTGTCCGCGCTCGTGCCCTGGAGCTTCACCCTGCGGGACACGGCCGCGCCGAGCCGGGGACTGAGCCCGCTGGCGGGCCTGGCGCTCTTGCGTCACCCGGACCTGCGCTGGCTGCTCGCCGCCACCAGCCTGCACTGGATGGCGTGCGCGCCCTTCCACGGCACCTTCTCCATCCACGTCATGTCGCTGGGCCTGACGCCCGCGGTGGTCGGCACCGTGGCGGGCATCGGCGTCATCGCGGAGGTGGCGGTGATGGCGTTCTACTCGCGCGTGGCCGGCGACACCGCGCCGCGCGTCGTGCTGGCGGTGGCCTTCGTGGCGAGCGCGGTGCGCTGGGGCGGCATGGCCCTGGTGTCGTCCGCCGAGGGCATGGTGCTGATAGCGCCCCTGCACGGAATGACCTTCGGCGCGTTCTATGTGGCCAGCGTGGCGTTCCTGTCGCGACGCGTGCCCCCGGAGCTGCGCGCGTCCGGACAGGCGCTGTTCGCGGCGTTCACCTTCGGACTCGGCGGACTGGTGGGCTACCTGTCGTCGGGGGTGGGCTACGACTGGCTCGGCGGGCATCGGCTCTTCGCGGTGGCGTGCGTGGTGGAGCTGGTCGCCGCGGGCCTGGTGCTGCGGGCGTCCGCCGTGCCCGCCCCTCTCTCCACGACGAGCCCGGGGTGA
- a CDS encoding GNAT family N-acetyltransferase translates to MASSTDISAPVTVTQIRDEAELMQALAIREVVFIEEQHVPEGIERDAEDANAYHVIAHQGGHAIGTGRLVMLPQAPEGEQGPWGQVGRMAVLQAHRKARVGSVLLTTLEAEAVRRGVKGIMLHAQLYALEFYKKHGYTEVGTVFLEGGIDHLEMRKRF, encoded by the coding sequence ATGGCCAGTTCCACGGACATTTCCGCGCCCGTCACCGTCACCCAGATCCGGGACGAGGCGGAGCTCATGCAGGCGCTCGCCATCCGCGAGGTGGTGTTCATCGAGGAGCAGCACGTCCCCGAGGGCATCGAGCGCGACGCCGAGGACGCGAACGCGTACCACGTCATCGCCCACCAGGGCGGTCATGCCATCGGCACGGGGCGGCTGGTGATGCTGCCCCAAGCGCCCGAGGGTGAGCAGGGCCCGTGGGGGCAGGTGGGGCGCATGGCGGTGCTGCAGGCGCATCGCAAGGCCCGCGTGGGCTCGGTGCTCTTGACGACCCTGGAGGCGGAAGCGGTCCGCCGTGGGGTCAAGGGCATCATGCTGCACGCGCAGCTCTACGCGCTCGAGTTCTACAAGAAGCACGGCTACACCGAGGTCGGCACCGTGTTCCTCGAGGGCGGCATCGACCACCTGGAGATGCGCAAGCGCTTCTAG